A genome region from Nocardia sp. NBC_01730 includes the following:
- a CDS encoding protein kinase domain-containing protein has product MTQSDRPPDIDMDLEGTGLTGPWEVGRGGFGVVYCCKQRALNRSVAVKVLLATAALEPDNVERFLREQQVMGALSGHPHIVPILQVGTTRSGRPYLVMPYHSRGSLENRIRHEGRLPLDDAIRVTIKLAGALETAHRAGILHRDIKPGNVLLTDYGEPQLTDFGIARIEGGFETTTGVITGSPAFTAPEVLRSGGLSVASDLYGLGATLFCMITGHAAFERRSGEQVVAQFLRIAAEPLPDLRPDGIPEDLCAALEAGMSHEPADRPTSAAEFGELLRDIQGAHGMPVQDITVPTDDHGDLTSSVENIDTPRSVPTGRSPSFRRTTTPSTPETRFRPAMSDRALVHRGRLIDRLRSAHRPRLTVIHAPAGFGKSTLAAQWASYLAEEQQVAVAWLNTDHDDNNAVWFLSHLIDAIHRARPTLAPQLGRILEEQGSEAIRYVLTTLINDIHEHHERVAVVIDDWHRITDPAATAALRFLLENGCHHLQIIVTSRSAEGLPLATMRVHNELVEIDSTALRFNAPEASSFLVELGGLTLGDGEVTELRDSTEGWIAALQLSLLSLRGHHDPATLISHMSGRHHAIAEYLAENVLDTVDPPLLDFLLKTSLPERLCGNLATALTGKRHGQALLENIERQNLFLRRIDDDGEWFRYHHLFVQFLRQRLSRDHPERVDELHRTAATWFGDNGMLSEAVDHALACGDEEHAVDLVEERAMDHLAHAQSATLIGLVAKLPSSLVATRPRLQIALSWAYMMLRQPAELYTALRLARTSLEGFDSDLAAEAALIESAACAMSDRLEGLDSVVADCVFRTDTLSPWALSVLANVGGFLALSRFEFDQVSTWHDWAAPYEQQISGMNSHAVVGIAAWEQLDVSAAEQNFRKARQPATGSSSNQSYVARYGGALLCELLYERDQLDAAEQLLDEISELGIEGGTVDFMMATYTIDARIKALRGDLDAAARCLDEGAQIAQTLALPRLAARITNEQVRLGLTTVTSALEVPAMGENGIAIQTAELNEDSVIRTLLRDRTTSQTATACARATQLRNSINAARRPRAALQAQLLLASCLAAAGQTVEAKKALVPVVAICADTGLIRLLRDEGPWITSLVRALEHDLCEGQWHDSWPRIPHAFLTMVLDDPQRHPPAALELEDADQR; this is encoded by the coding sequence GTGACGCAGAGTGACCGGCCTCCGGATATCGATATGGATCTGGAGGGCACGGGCCTCACTGGCCCATGGGAAGTCGGCCGGGGTGGTTTCGGTGTGGTCTACTGCTGTAAGCAGCGGGCGCTGAACCGTAGCGTCGCGGTCAAGGTCCTGCTTGCCACGGCGGCTCTGGAGCCGGACAACGTCGAACGATTCCTGCGCGAGCAGCAGGTGATGGGGGCACTGTCGGGTCATCCCCATATCGTGCCTATCCTGCAGGTCGGTACCACCCGTAGCGGACGCCCGTATCTAGTGATGCCGTATCACTCCCGCGGCTCGCTGGAGAACCGCATTCGCCACGAGGGACGCCTGCCGCTCGACGACGCGATCCGGGTCACGATCAAATTGGCCGGCGCCCTCGAGACGGCACATCGCGCCGGGATTCTGCACCGTGATATCAAGCCGGGCAACGTGCTGCTCACCGACTATGGCGAGCCACAGCTCACCGACTTCGGGATCGCCCGCATCGAAGGCGGTTTCGAGACCACCACCGGTGTGATCACGGGTTCACCCGCGTTCACCGCCCCTGAGGTGCTGCGATCCGGCGGCCTGTCGGTAGCTTCCGACCTGTACGGACTCGGTGCCACCTTGTTCTGCATGATCACCGGGCACGCCGCGTTCGAACGCCGCTCCGGCGAGCAGGTGGTCGCACAATTCCTGCGGATCGCCGCCGAGCCGCTGCCGGACCTGCGGCCCGACGGCATCCCTGAGGACCTCTGCGCCGCCCTCGAGGCAGGCATGTCGCACGAACCGGCGGACCGGCCGACCTCTGCCGCCGAGTTCGGTGAGTTGCTGCGCGATATCCAGGGGGCTCACGGTATGCCGGTGCAGGACATAACGGTGCCCACCGACGACCACGGCGACCTGACGTCGTCTGTGGAGAACATCGACACACCGCGATCGGTTCCTACCGGCCGGTCACCGTCATTTCGGCGGACGACGACGCCATCCACCCCCGAGACCAGGTTCCGCCCGGCCATGTCGGACCGGGCGCTGGTGCATCGCGGCCGACTGATCGACCGATTGCGGAGTGCTCACCGGCCGCGACTGACTGTCATCCACGCTCCCGCCGGGTTCGGCAAGAGCACACTGGCCGCGCAATGGGCCAGCTACCTTGCCGAGGAGCAGCAGGTGGCGGTCGCGTGGCTGAACACCGACCACGACGACAACAACGCTGTCTGGTTCCTCTCACACCTGATCGACGCGATCCACCGGGCACGCCCGACCTTGGCACCCCAACTGGGCCGGATACTCGAAGAGCAAGGTTCGGAGGCCATCCGCTATGTGCTCACCACGCTGATCAACGACATCCACGAGCACCACGAACGAGTCGCGGTAGTCATCGACGATTGGCATCGGATCACCGATCCCGCCGCCACTGCCGCCCTGCGATTCCTGCTGGAGAACGGCTGTCACCATCTGCAGATCATTGTTACCAGCAGATCAGCAGAAGGACTACCGCTGGCCACCATGCGGGTTCACAACGAACTTGTCGAAATAGACTCCACCGCCTTGCGTTTCAACGCTCCCGAAGCGAGTTCGTTCCTGGTCGAGTTGGGTGGTCTCACCTTGGGCGACGGCGAGGTTACCGAACTCCGGGACAGTACCGAAGGGTGGATCGCGGCACTGCAACTCTCCTTGCTGTCGCTGCGCGGGCACCACGATCCCGCGACCTTGATCAGCCACATGTCTGGACGTCATCACGCCATCGCCGAATACCTCGCCGAGAACGTGCTCGACACCGTGGATCCACCACTGCTGGACTTCCTCCTGAAAACATCACTCCCCGAACGGCTCTGCGGCAACCTGGCTACAGCGTTGACCGGGAAGCGGCACGGGCAGGCGCTGCTGGAGAATATCGAGCGGCAAAATCTGTTCCTGCGCCGTATCGACGACGACGGCGAATGGTTCCGCTACCACCACTTGTTCGTGCAATTCCTCCGCCAGCGGCTCTCCCGTGACCACCCCGAGCGGGTTGACGAACTGCACCGCACCGCCGCCACCTGGTTCGGCGACAACGGTATGCTCAGCGAGGCCGTCGATCACGCCCTCGCCTGCGGCGACGAAGAACACGCAGTGGATCTCGTCGAGGAACGGGCGATGGACCACCTTGCGCATGCCCAATCCGCGACGCTGATCGGTCTGGTCGCGAAACTTCCCTCGTCCCTCGTCGCGACCCGTCCTCGACTGCAAATCGCGCTCTCCTGGGCATACATGATGCTGCGCCAGCCCGCCGAGCTGTATACAGCACTGCGGCTCGCGCGCACATCTCTCGAGGGGTTCGACTCCGATCTCGCCGCCGAGGCGGCCCTCATCGAAAGCGCCGCGTGCGCAATGAGCGACCGTCTCGAGGGCTTGGACTCCGTGGTGGCCGATTGTGTGTTCCGAACCGACACACTGAGTCCGTGGGCACTGAGTGTTTTGGCAAACGTCGGAGGGTTTCTGGCCTTATCCCGTTTCGAGTTCGATCAAGTAAGTACGTGGCATGACTGGGCCGCGCCTTACGAGCAGCAGATCAGCGGAATGAACAGCCACGCCGTGGTAGGCATCGCGGCCTGGGAACAGCTCGACGTCTCGGCCGCCGAGCAAAACTTCCGTAAGGCCCGCCAGCCTGCCACTGGATCCTCCAGCAACCAGTCATATGTGGCGCGATACGGTGGTGCACTGCTCTGCGAGCTGCTCTACGAACGCGATCAGCTCGACGCGGCCGAGCAACTGCTGGACGAGATCAGCGAGCTCGGCATCGAAGGCGGCACGGTGGACTTCATGATGGCCACCTATACGATCGATGCCCGGATCAAGGCGCTGCGCGGCGATCTCGATGCCGCGGCGCGATGCCTGGACGAAGGTGCCCAGATCGCCCAGACGCTTGCCCTGCCGCGACTCGCCGCTCGCATCACCAACGAGCAGGTCCGCCTCGGCCTCACGACCGTAACCTCGGCCCTCGAAGTACCGGCAATGGGTGAAAACGGTATCGCGATCCAGACCGCCGAGCTGAACGAGGATTCCGTAATCCGCACGCTGCTCCGCGACCGAACCACCAGCCAGACCGCCACCGCCTGCGCACGCGCCACGCAGTTGCGTAATTCCATCAACGCC
- a CDS encoding cytochrome P450 has protein sequence MHASPIAVAPGAIPVLGHALRLRDDPLGFFESLRPLGDVVLIKLGPQRAYVLNSAELVRELLVAKPRQFDKGTQIDNARELLGYGLISSEGDMHRRHRLLMQPAFRRDRIAEYAQVMREQIVEHTADWHTGRVIDVRVAMTTLTLSVAAKTLISSELGNDLVAEMLHSMPRILDLTYQRMTTPLPVLNKLPLNRNREYAARLARLHPMIDKVVADYRSSNDRKPDLLGMLLEARDAETGSVLSDRELHDQITAILMAGSETTAAALSWVFHVLTEHPDIEARLHAEVDRVLEGRSAEYADVRQLTYTAQVINEALRCYPPAWLATRRATEDVDLKGLHVPAGTTVAFSAYVVQRDPRLFSEAEKFDPDRWSPERAGEIHRDAIVQFGGGPRKCIGDVFAVVEATLALATIAGQWRLRVTPGARMEKVAGSTFTPRDLMLTVEQRQPVPRPAPIS, from the coding sequence ATGCATGCTTCTCCGATTGCTGTTGCCCCCGGTGCAATTCCGGTGCTGGGACATGCGTTGCGGCTCCGCGACGACCCGTTAGGGTTTTTCGAGTCCTTGCGTCCGCTCGGTGACGTCGTGCTGATCAAGCTCGGGCCACAACGCGCCTACGTTCTCAATTCCGCCGAGCTGGTCCGCGAATTGCTCGTCGCGAAGCCCCGTCAGTTCGACAAGGGCACACAAATCGACAATGCACGCGAGCTGCTGGGCTACGGCCTGATCAGCTCCGAGGGAGACATGCATCGGCGGCACCGGTTGCTGATGCAGCCAGCGTTCCGCCGTGACCGAATCGCGGAGTATGCCCAGGTCATGCGCGAACAGATCGTCGAGCACACCGCCGACTGGCATACCGGCCGAGTTATCGACGTGCGCGTCGCGATGACAACGCTGACGCTCTCGGTAGCCGCCAAGACGCTGATCTCCTCCGAACTGGGTAACGATCTGGTGGCCGAGATGCTGCACAGCATGCCCCGCATTCTCGACCTGACTTACCAGCGGATGACCACTCCGCTGCCGGTATTGAACAAACTCCCACTCAACCGCAACCGGGAATACGCGGCACGCTTGGCACGACTGCACCCGATGATCGACAAGGTCGTCGCCGACTACCGCAGCAGCAACGACCGCAAGCCAGATCTGTTGGGCATGCTGCTGGAGGCGCGGGACGCGGAAACCGGAAGTGTGCTGTCTGATCGGGAGCTTCATGACCAGATCACCGCGATCCTGATGGCCGGGTCCGAAACCACAGCGGCCGCCCTGTCCTGGGTGTTCCATGTGTTGACCGAACATCCGGATATCGAGGCCCGACTGCACGCCGAAGTCGACCGGGTACTCGAGGGCAGGTCGGCCGAGTACGCCGATGTCCGGCAGCTGACCTACACCGCCCAGGTGATCAATGAGGCCCTGCGGTGTTACCCGCCGGCCTGGCTTGCCACCCGACGCGCCACCGAGGACGTGGACCTCAAAGGCCTGCACGTTCCTGCGGGCACTACCGTAGCGTTCAGTGCCTATGTCGTGCAACGGGATCCGCGACTGTTCAGCGAAGCGGAGAAATTCGATCCGGACCGTTGGTCACCGGAGCGGGCCGGTGAGATCCACCGGGATGCGATCGTGCAATTCGGTGGCGGGCCGCGTAAGTGCATCGGTGACGTCTTCGCGGTTGTCGAGGCCACGCTGGCCCTTGCGACGATCGCCGGGCAGTGGCGCCTGCGTGTCACACCCGGCGCCAGGATGGAGAAGGTCGCCGGGTCCACATTCACCCCGCGCGACCTGATGCTGACCGTAGAGCAGCGGCAGCCTGTCCCGCGGCCGGCGCCGATAAGCTGA
- a CDS encoding IS3 family transposase has protein sequence MEKFFSTLKTELVSRNSWRTKEDAENALFTYIDGWYNPTDQQKLGLLSLDEYEANYYQQVPAGTG, from the coding sequence ATGGAGAAGTTCTTTTCCACGCTCAAGACCGAGCTGGTGTCCCGAAATAGTTGGCGCACAAAGGAAGACGCTGAGAACGCGTTGTTCACCTACATCGACGGCTGGTACAACCCAACGGATCAGCAGAAGCTGGGCTTGCTATCACTCGACGAATACGAGGCAAACTACTATCAGCAGGTTCCAGCCGGAACCGGATAA
- a CDS encoding IS3 family transposase produces the protein MRRMARLLGVSASGYYAYVKRCTATVSTPRQRRRADLTVKILDVHAESDGTYGSPRITAELRARGEVVSAKTVAAIMARIGIEGISPRTFKARTTITDPAASFPPDLVRRNFDQGRPDAVWTTDFTYLTCGQGDMYLCAIRDGHTRRVLAHVVADHIGADVVCRAIDQAVAVRGHPVEGTVLHSDRGGEFTAAMTVNACHRHQLKRSMGDTGICWDNSPAESLWSTYKHESYYRHVYATKTELVAAVDNWINKYNHDRRHSALGMLSPLRYEQFLTDAAKAA, from the coding sequence ATCCGTCGTATGGCGCGCCTGCTGGGAGTGTCGGCGTCGGGTTACTACGCGTATGTGAAACGTTGCACGGCAACGGTTTCGACGCCACGTCAGCGGCGTCGTGCCGATCTGACGGTGAAGATCCTCGACGTCCACGCCGAGTCCGACGGTACCTACGGCTCTCCGCGGATCACTGCCGAGCTACGCGCACGTGGCGAGGTGGTCAGTGCCAAGACCGTCGCGGCGATCATGGCCCGGATCGGGATCGAGGGCATCAGCCCACGCACGTTCAAGGCCCGCACCACGATCACCGATCCTGCCGCGTCGTTCCCGCCGGACCTGGTACGCCGCAACTTCGATCAAGGCCGCCCCGACGCGGTCTGGACGACCGATTTCACATATCTGACCTGCGGACAGGGCGACATGTACTTGTGCGCCATCCGTGACGGACATACCCGCCGCGTGCTCGCCCACGTCGTGGCCGATCACATCGGCGCCGACGTGGTGTGCCGAGCCATCGACCAGGCCGTAGCAGTGCGTGGGCATCCGGTGGAAGGGACCGTGCTGCATTCCGATCGTGGGGGCGAGTTCACCGCGGCGATGACAGTCAACGCCTGCCACCGCCACCAGCTGAAACGGTCGATGGGCGATACCGGAATATGTTGGGACAACAGTCCCGCCGAATCGCTCTGGTCGACCTACAAACACGAGTCGTACTACCGCCACGTCTACGCCACCAAGACCGAACTCGTTGCTGCGGTTGACAATTGGATCAACAAGTACAACCATGATCGACGGCACTCCGCCCTCGGGATGCTCAGCCCCCTACGCTACGAGCAATTCCTGACAGACGCAGCAAAAGCTGCTTGA
- a CDS encoding transposase — MPPRKRRSFTAEYKVEAAHRVIDSGRSIAVVARELGIHETVLSTWVKDERRRIAAAEVGGEKPLDAAERAELLRLRRQVGELEKDNAFLAKASAYFAAMQTNRPGSI; from the coding sequence ATGCCTCCTCGCAAGCGTCGGTCGTTCACGGCCGAGTACAAGGTCGAGGCTGCTCATCGGGTGATCGATTCCGGTCGCTCGATCGCCGTGGTCGCTCGTGAACTCGGTATTCACGAGACCGTGCTCAGTACCTGGGTCAAAGACGAGCGGCGCCGGATCGCCGCGGCCGAGGTCGGCGGTGAGAAACCTCTGGACGCGGCCGAGCGAGCCGAGTTGCTGCGTTTACGCAGGCAAGTCGGCGAGCTGGAGAAGGACAATGCGTTCTTGGCAAAAGCTTCGGCGTACTTCGCCGCGATGCAGACCAACCGGCCCGGTTCGATCTGA
- a CDS encoding IS4 family transposase: protein MGCPTKTPVTTVGVPLSAQSVIPRAATVAAGAFAPGHLGELTQIVPFEMVDEVLGATMSVQRRVRDLPARVVVYLLLAAGLFAELGYRQVWARLTVCLPGSARPSASALTQARRRVGAKPLRALFELLAGPDASTPWWRGLLVCALDGTQMAVPDSAANLTRYARQAGHHGGTGYPLLRLLTVVACGTRTLLDAVFGPAGIGETTYAPTLVRCLRPSMLLLADRNFAVASLIGEIAATEADLLIRCKNGRRLASIRRYRDGSWLTQLGGVRLRVIEAEITVTGSGPHQGKRRVARYRLLTTLTDHQRFPATEIVELYHQRWEIETSYLELKSGILGGRVLRARTPAGIEQEVYALLVTYQALRTAMAD from the coding sequence ATGGGGTGTCCTACCAAGACGCCCGTCACCACCGTTGGAGTTCCGCTGTCTGCTCAGTCTGTCATTCCCCGCGCCGCCACGGTAGCCGCGGGCGCGTTTGCCCCTGGCCATCTCGGCGAGTTGACCCAGATCGTGCCATTCGAGATGGTCGACGAGGTACTCGGCGCGACCATGAGCGTGCAACGGCGAGTACGGGACCTGCCGGCACGGGTGGTGGTGTATCTGCTGCTCGCGGCGGGATTATTCGCCGAACTCGGCTATCGACAGGTGTGGGCGCGGCTGACGGTCTGCCTGCCCGGCTCGGCCCGGCCCAGCGCTTCAGCGCTGACCCAAGCGCGCCGCAGGGTCGGCGCGAAACCGTTGCGGGCGTTGTTCGAGTTACTAGCCGGCCCCGACGCCTCGACACCGTGGTGGCGGGGCCTGCTGGTCTGCGCCCTGGATGGCACCCAGATGGCGGTGCCCGACAGCGCGGCGAACCTGACCCGCTACGCCCGTCAGGCCGGTCACCACGGCGGCACCGGATATCCGCTGCTGCGACTGCTCACCGTGGTGGCCTGCGGCACCCGCACCCTCCTCGACGCCGTGTTCGGCCCGGCCGGCATCGGCGAAACCACCTACGCGCCAACACTTGTCCGCTGCCTGCGACCGAGCATGCTGCTGCTGGCCGACCGCAACTTCGCCGTCGCCTCCCTGATCGGGGAGATCGCGGCCACCGAAGCCGACCTGCTCATCCGTTGCAAGAACGGCCGCCGCCTGGCCAGCATTCGCCGATACCGCGACGGGTCCTGGCTCACCCAACTCGGCGGGGTGCGGCTACGCGTCATAGAAGCCGAGATCACCGTCACCGGCAGCGGTCCGCACCAAGGGAAACGACGTGTCGCCCGCTATCGACTGCTCACCACCCTGACCGATCACCAGCGGTTCCCGGCTACCGAGATCGTCGAGCTCTACCACCAGAGATGGGAGATCGAAACCAGCTACCTGGAATTGAAATCCGGCATCCTGGGCGGGCGAGTGCTGCGCGCCCGCACCCCGGCAGGGATCGAGCAGGAGGTCTACGCCCTGCTGGTCACCTACCAAGCGCTGCGCACCGCTATGGCCGACTGA
- a CDS encoding helix-turn-helix domain-containing protein — translation MLEERKIRKIAAARHAPGDWIRRARMITASWDGKSTVQIAGELGCHPQTVRERLHRFNTHGLDGLGDRRGAGRRPRLTEAERSRIVALVATTPPGRLTRHRDGELRAEKDAAGSCWTLDALTEALRGEGIVVGRSQVRRILVAEGVRWRRPRSWTASKDPYFVPKGPTSSVSTRSHPKVPR, via the coding sequence GTGTTGGAGGAGCGAAAGATTCGTAAGATTGCAGCGGCTCGGCATGCGCCTGGAGATTGGATCCGGCGGGCGCGGATGATCACAGCCAGTTGGGATGGGAAGTCCACCGTGCAGATCGCCGGTGAGCTCGGCTGTCATCCACAGACGGTGCGAGAACGGTTGCATCGGTTCAACACTCATGGCCTGGACGGGCTTGGCGATCGTCGAGGAGCAGGACGTAGACCTCGGTTGACCGAAGCAGAGCGCAGCCGCATCGTGGCCTTGGTCGCCACGACACCGCCGGGGCGTTTGACACGGCATCGCGATGGCGAACTGCGCGCCGAGAAGGACGCGGCCGGGTCGTGCTGGACACTGGACGCGTTGACCGAAGCGCTGCGCGGCGAAGGCATCGTCGTCGGTCGCAGTCAGGTCCGCAGAATCCTTGTGGCAGAGGGGGTTCGCTGGCGTCGGCCGCGGTCGTGGACGGCGAGCAAGGACCCGTACTTCGTCCCAAAAGGACCCACATCGTCGGTCTCTACACGCAGCCACCCGAAGGTGCCACGGTAG
- a CDS encoding IS630 family transposase, with product MDGEQGPVLRPKRTHIVGLYTQPPEGATVVCADELGPVSPRTFAPAPGWSVDGHRIKAPLEYSRGPDRVWVYGSIRIRDGHAVTLTASSRNSVNYQRFLELVEQANPVGDIYVITDNLSSHNSKSTREWLEDHPRIKHAFIPVGACWLNLQEPWWRIFRREALAGQTFADHTEIDRATRQATAALNARARPWVWGRPPPKPRALRRRFVYHL from the coding sequence GTGGACGGCGAGCAAGGACCCGTACTTCGTCCCAAAAGGACCCACATCGTCGGTCTCTACACGCAGCCACCCGAAGGTGCCACGGTAGTCTGCGCCGACGAACTGGGCCCGGTCTCGCCCCGCACCTTCGCACCCGCACCGGGGTGGTCGGTCGACGGGCACCGGATCAAGGCGCCCCTGGAATACTCGCGAGGCCCCGACAGAGTCTGGGTATACGGATCGATCCGAATCCGCGATGGACATGCCGTCACGCTCACCGCCTCCTCCCGCAACAGCGTCAACTACCAGCGTTTCCTCGAACTGGTCGAACAGGCCAACCCGGTCGGCGATATCTACGTGATCACCGACAACCTGTCCAGCCACAACAGCAAATCCACCCGCGAATGGCTCGAGGACCATCCACGGATCAAACACGCGTTCATCCCCGTCGGAGCGTGCTGGCTCAACCTGCAAGAGCCGTGGTGGCGGATCTTCCGCCGCGAAGCCCTCGCCGGCCAGACCTTCGCCGACCACACAGAAATCGACCGAGCCACCCGCCAGGCCACAGCCGCCCTCAACGCTCGCGCACGACCATGGGTCTGGGGCAGACCCCCGCCGAAACCCCGGGCTCTACGCCGCCGGTTTGTTTACCACCTTTGA
- a CDS encoding HNH endonuclease — translation MSYATTNLEVHHVRKLAGLNKSGRREKPSLIRLMAMRRRKVLAIFRRCHEDRSVISTEPETGQTPTRPAIRHRICTVVVTTGPTVERLHVISRCSSVTTNDSWPIRAIVGRSVRGGTPPSPDISCG, via the coding sequence ATCTCCTATGCCACAACGAATTTGGAGGTACATCACGTCCGCAAACTTGCAGGCCTCAACAAGTCGGGCCGACGTGAGAAACCCTCCTTGATCCGTCTCATGGCGATGCGGCGACGCAAGGTCCTCGCTATCTTTCGCCGTTGTCACGAAGACAGGTCTGTAATTTCGACAGAGCCTGAGACTGGACAGACCCCTACCCGACCAGCTATTCGTCACCGAATTTGCACGGTAGTTGTCACCACTGGACCGACCGTCGAACGGCTCCACGTCATATCCAGGTGCTCGAGTGTGACGACGAACGATAGTTGGCCAATCAGAGCGATAGTTGGCCGCAGTGTTCGAGGCGGCACGCCGCCTAGCCCAGATATTTCGTGCGGCTGA
- a CDS encoding PHP domain-containing protein: protein MVLPADSHVHNEWSWDTGGPSSEAAGRMECSCDRAAAISLSAVIFTEHLDFTTRCAQAQRTSRPHQRHLLGEDGYLRPPALDVVGYLDCIDRCRHRFPELRILTGVEFGQPHLFAEHAARSLDLTAMDRVNGSLHTLHIEDDRSEPNTLFRVWAPDDVVRAYLQEIPRMVAGSDSFTVFSHIDYAVRAWPVADIGSFDPRRFEEGFRTAMRAIADSGRALEMNTRRLWP from the coding sequence ATGGTTCTTCCAGCTGACAGCCATGTTCACAACGAATGGTCCTGGGACACGGGTGGGCCCTCGTCCGAGGCTGCCGGGCGGATGGAGTGCAGTTGCGACCGCGCCGCCGCGATCAGCCTGTCTGCCGTAATCTTCACCGAGCATCTGGATTTCACGACGCGTTGCGCACAGGCCCAGAGGACCTCCCGCCCCCACCAACGGCACCTACTCGGCGAGGACGGCTACCTTCGCCCTCCTGCACTGGATGTTGTGGGCTACCTCGACTGCATCGACCGTTGCAGGCACAGGTTCCCCGAACTACGCATCCTCACCGGCGTGGAGTTCGGACAACCCCACCTCTTCGCCGAACACGCGGCCCGGTCGCTGGACCTGACCGCGATGGACCGCGTGAACGGATCGCTACACACACTGCACATCGAGGACGACCGGAGCGAACCCAACACCCTGTTTCGCGTGTGGGCCCCAGACGACGTGGTTCGGGCCTACCTTCAAGAGATCCCCCGTATGGTCGCGGGATCAGACTCGTTCACAGTGTTCAGCCACATCGACTACGCGGTGCGCGCTTGGCCGGTCGCGGACATCGGCTCGTTCGACCCGCGCCGGTTCGAGGAGGGTTTCCGGACGGCGATGCGGGCCATCGCGGACAGCGGGAGGGCGTTGGAGATGAACACCCGCCGACTCTGGCCCTGA
- a CDS encoding response regulator transcription factor yields MRLTLVGDDSGDEVLEQALTARGHSVDRKRRGSDLLTSHHHYDAVILELCLPDLPGLLILRKLRQVTSVPVIILTTDASERSVVRGLRSGADDYLVKPARIGELTARLEAITRRAAILASSVDSVIVSGDVRVDLTARQVSVAGNPIRLTPTEFELLSILAERAGSAVSRAQLMDHVWGDAFIAVSRTLDVHMARLRTKLNRPRLIITLRGYGYQWAHDSTTVDLPATADTTAETPLAGRDIRG; encoded by the coding sequence ATGCGTTTGACGCTGGTAGGAGACGATAGCGGCGACGAGGTACTCGAGCAGGCACTCACCGCTCGAGGGCACAGCGTGGATCGCAAACGCCGAGGCTCGGATCTCCTGACATCGCACCATCACTACGACGCCGTCATCCTCGAGCTGTGTCTGCCCGATCTTCCTGGTCTGCTGATACTGCGCAAGCTGCGCCAAGTCACCTCGGTGCCGGTGATAATCCTGACCACTGACGCCAGCGAACGCTCGGTCGTACGCGGATTGCGCAGCGGAGCCGACGACTACCTGGTGAAACCCGCGCGCATCGGCGAGCTGACCGCCAGGTTGGAGGCGATCACCCGACGCGCCGCCATTCTCGCCAGCTCGGTGGACTCGGTGATCGTCAGCGGCGACGTCCGAGTCGATCTGACGGCACGGCAGGTTTCGGTGGCCGGAAATCCGATACGACTCACACCCACCGAATTCGAACTGCTGAGCATCCTCGCGGAGCGGGCGGGCAGCGCAGTGAGTCGCGCCCAATTGATGGATCACGTGTGGGGCGACGCATTCATCGCGGTGTCACGGACGTTGGATGTGCATATGGCCAGACTGCGGACCAAATTGAACCGGCCCCGCTTGATCATCACACTCCGCGGCTACGGCTACCAGTGGGCACATGATTCGACCACAGTGGATCTACCGGCGACAGCGGATACAACAGCGGAGACGCCCCTAGCCGGACGAGATATTAGGGGTTGA